The nucleotide sequence CAGCACCGCCTACCAGGGCAACGCCGACCGGTTCCCCGGCGAAGGCCGCAACTCCGACCGTTTGCCCTGGTCGAAGACGTTTGACGTGGGCGCGCAGTACTCGCTGCATTTCGGCGAGAAAACCAGCCGCCTGGAACTGACCGCCGACGTGTTCAACGTGCTCAACACCCAGAACCTGAGCGGCTACGCCAACAACGCCACCCAAAGCAACCAGATTCAGGTGGGCGCGGCTGGCTCGGGCATCGTGCGCCGCAACGCCAGCGCCCCGCGCCAGTTCCAGTTCGGGCTGCGGTATGCGCTGTAGTCAGGCAAAACATGTGTGCGTGTCATGCTGAGCTTGCCGAAGCATCTCTACTGCTTCGTTGAATTCATGCAGGCGAAGCGGTAGAGATGCTTCGGCAAGCTCAGCATGACACGTTCTTTGACATTACCTTCCCAACGAATGAAAAAATACTTTTTCCCTATCCTCGCCCTGCTCTCCGCCTGCAACCCCACCGATAAGGCACGGGAGCCGCAGCAGGTGCTCACCCAAACTTGGCCGCAGATAGAAGCGGCCGCCAAAGGCCAGACCGTGAGCATGCTGATGTGGATGGGCGACCCGCTCATCAACCGCTACATGAGCACCTACGTGAAGCCCGAGCTGCAGCGCCGCTACGGCATCGAGCTGGAAATTGCGGCCGGCCAGGGCGCGCAGCTGGTCCAGACGCTGGCTGCCGAGCTGCAGGCCGGGCAGCCCAGCGAGGCCGATATGGTCTGGATCAACGGCGAGACGTTTTACCAGCTGCGGCAGGTGGATGCCCTGCTGGGGCCCTTCGTGGACAAGCTGCCGAACGCCCGGCTGCTGGATATGCAGAACCCGTTCATCAACACCGATTTTCAGCAGCCGGTGGCGGGCATGGAAGCGCCCTGGGGCAACGTGCAGTTCAACTTCATCTACGACTCGGCGCGGGTGGCGCGGCCGCCCCGCTCGTTTGCCGAGCTGCCGGCCTTCGTGCAGGCCCACCCCGGCCAGTTCACCATCCCAAACGAATTTACGGGCATGACGCTGCTCAAGTCGTGGATGATAGCGCTGTCGGGCAAGCCGGAGCTGTTCCGGGGCAAGTTTGATGAGGCTGTGTATCGGAAATGGTC is from Hymenobacter yonginensis and encodes:
- a CDS encoding ABC transporter substrate-binding protein, which produces MKKYFFPILALLSACNPTDKAREPQQVLTQTWPQIEAAAKGQTVSMLMWMGDPLINRYMSTYVKPELQRRYGIELEIAAGQGAQLVQTLAAELQAGQPSEADMVWINGETFYQLRQVDALLGPFVDKLPNARLLDMQNPFINTDFQQPVAGMEAPWGNVQFNFIYDSARVARPPRSFAELPAFVQAHPGQFTIPNEFTGMTLLKSWMIALSGKPELFRGKFDEAVYRKWSGALWRQINASRPYFWKQGQTFPEQLAPLHQLFANGEVAFTFSNNDAEVDNKVNQKVFPATARAYVPLPGTIQNSHYLGVVRGARHPAAALVAINFLLSPEAQLRKMDPNVWGDHTVLNLQALPAAQRQQFEQLPSRRYAPRRQNIQGQALMEPDPEYMTRLFKDFRTYVIEKQPVPAE